Proteins encoded together in one Bacteroides ovatus window:
- a CDS encoding GNAT family N-acetyltransferase: MMEIRPTEIKDLPLVMEIYDYARAFMRATGNTTQWIDGYPSEALICQEIEDGHSFVCTGEQGEILGTFCFILGEDPTYQQIYEGAWLNDEPYGVIHRLATNGKQKGVSEACLDWCFERWPNVRVDTHRDNKVMQHILTKYGFQRCGIIYVKNGTERIAYQMKRLHGGVEESDRTEV; the protein is encoded by the coding sequence ATGATGGAAATCAGACCTACCGAAATAAAAGATCTCCCTTTAGTGATGGAGATTTATGACTATGCCCGTGCCTTTATGCGTGCAACCGGGAATACTACCCAGTGGATTGACGGTTATCCGTCGGAAGCATTGATCTGTCAGGAGATTGAAGACGGTCATAGCTTTGTCTGTACCGGTGAACAAGGAGAAATCTTGGGAACTTTTTGTTTCATCTTGGGAGAAGATCCTACTTACCAACAAATTTATGAAGGTGCATGGCTCAATGACGAACCTTATGGAGTGATTCACCGGTTGGCAACGAACGGAAAGCAGAAAGGGGTGTCGGAAGCTTGTCTGGACTGGTGTTTCGAACGTTGGCCTAATGTCCGGGTAGATACTCACCGGGATAATAAGGTCATGCAACATATACTGACGAAGTATGGCTTTCAACGTTGCGGCATCATTTATGTAAAGAATGGGACGGAGCGTATTGCTTATCAGATGAAGCGTTTGCATGGTGGGGTGGAGGAATCTGATCGTACTGAAGTATAG
- a CDS encoding TonB-dependent receptor, with translation MKTKKIMIALMLLTTGTAWAEDFPKDSLKIVDIEEVVVIATPKENRKLRDLPVAATVLSQDNMRANQVNSVKNLTGIVPNLFIPDYGSKLTTSIYIRGIGSRINTPSVGLYVDNIPYIDKSAFDFNYADIERIDILRGPQGTLYGRNTMGGLIKVHTKSPFTYQGTDIRMGAATYNNYNVSLTHYHRTSDRFAFSTGGFYEHTGGFFENSARNNEKVDKSNAGGGRFRGIYLPTSNLKIDMALSYEYSDQGGYPYYYIGITPSAIAKAQKDGKEMTEDRADYIGKISYNDRSSYRRGLLNSGVNIEYQACNFILSAVTGYQHLNDRMFLDQDFTERDIFNIEQKQRANTISEEIVLKAKPGKRWQWATGAFGFYQWLHTTGPVLFKEEGVKSVIENNANSAFEEVSAKPGAPTMGMTVYNPTLSVGGTFDTPTLSGALYHQSTFNNLFIEGLSVTAGLRLDYEKISMKYNSLSTPIDFGFDFHMAMGPTQINLSDQNMKAPASFVGKLSTDYVQLLPKFAIQYEWKNQNNVYATVTRGYRSGGYNIQMFSDLSQTELKNSMMNAIKESPTIGQDAIWGETIIKMMDQMVPAKEINVKASTTYKPEYSWNYEVGSHLTLWEGRLWADVAAFYMDTRDQQLSQFAESGLGRITINAGKSRSYGAEAALRASVTKELSLNASYGYTYATFTDYVITEEKKDGTPITTDYNGKYVPFVPKHTLNIGGEYAITCSPHSIFDRVVFQANYNAAGRIYWTEQNDVSQSFYGTLNWRTNLEIGDAMISFWARNFLNKDYAAFYFETMNKGFMQKGRPMQFGVDLRCRF, from the coding sequence ATGAAGACAAAGAAGATTATGATTGCCCTCATGCTCCTGACGACAGGGACAGCATGGGCTGAAGATTTCCCCAAAGACTCACTAAAAATAGTAGACATCGAAGAGGTGGTAGTGATTGCTACTCCAAAAGAGAACCGTAAACTACGTGATCTGCCGGTAGCCGCCACCGTTTTATCGCAAGACAATATGCGCGCCAATCAGGTAAATTCCGTGAAGAACCTGACAGGTATTGTTCCCAACCTGTTTATCCCTGACTATGGCTCCAAACTGACTACTTCGATTTATATCCGTGGAATCGGTTCACGCATCAATACTCCGTCCGTAGGACTTTATGTAGACAATATCCCTTATATCGACAAATCCGCTTTCGACTTCAACTATGCTGATATCGAACGTATTGATATTCTTCGCGGGCCACAAGGTACTCTCTACGGGCGTAACACGATGGGAGGGCTTATCAAGGTACATACTAAATCTCCTTTCACTTATCAAGGTACCGATATTCGCATGGGAGCAGCAACTTACAATAATTATAATGTTTCACTCACCCACTATCACCGCACATCCGACCGCTTTGCTTTTTCTACCGGAGGTTTCTACGAGCATACAGGCGGCTTCTTTGAGAATTCTGCACGAAATAACGAAAAGGTCGACAAAAGCAACGCCGGAGGCGGACGTTTTCGTGGAATTTACCTACCGACATCTAATCTGAAAATAGATATGGCACTTAGCTATGAATATAGCGATCAAGGTGGGTATCCGTATTATTATATCGGTATTACTCCCAGTGCCATAGCCAAAGCTCAAAAAGACGGTAAAGAAATGACAGAAGACCGGGCAGACTACATCGGTAAGATTTCATATAACGACCGTAGTAGTTACCGCCGTGGATTGCTCAACTCTGGTGTTAACATCGAATACCAAGCCTGTAACTTTATATTAAGTGCCGTGACAGGTTATCAGCACCTGAATGACCGTATGTTTCTCGATCAGGACTTCACAGAGAGGGATATTTTCAACATCGAACAAAAGCAGAGAGCGAACACCATTTCCGAAGAAATTGTCTTGAAAGCCAAACCCGGAAAAAGATGGCAGTGGGCTACGGGCGCTTTCGGATTCTATCAATGGCTACACACTACAGGTCCTGTTCTGTTCAAAGAAGAAGGAGTGAAGTCAGTCATTGAAAACAACGCCAATTCCGCTTTTGAAGAAGTCTCTGCCAAACCCGGAGCTCCCACCATGGGAATGACCGTGTACAACCCGACATTAAGCGTAGGAGGAACCTTCGATACCCCAACCCTTAGCGGTGCACTTTATCATCAGTCCACTTTCAACAATCTGTTCATCGAAGGGTTGTCCGTTACAGCCGGACTCCGACTCGATTACGAAAAAATCAGTATGAAGTATAATTCTCTTAGCACTCCTATTGACTTTGGTTTCGACTTCCACATGGCAATGGGTCCCACGCAAATAAATCTGTCCGATCAGAATATGAAAGCTCCGGCCTCTTTCGTAGGTAAGCTCTCGACTGATTACGTACAACTTCTACCCAAATTTGCTATTCAATATGAATGGAAGAATCAAAATAATGTTTATGCCACCGTTACCCGGGGATATCGTTCGGGAGGATATAACATCCAGATGTTCTCTGATTTATCACAAACTGAATTGAAAAATTCGATGATGAATGCCATCAAAGAAAGTCCGACAATAGGGCAAGATGCTATATGGGGAGAAACTATTATTAAAATGATGGACCAAATGGTGCCTGCAAAAGAAATTAATGTAAAAGCGTCCACCACTTACAAACCCGAATATTCGTGGAACTACGAAGTAGGTAGTCATCTTACTCTATGGGAAGGTAGACTTTGGGCTGACGTCGCAGCATTCTACATGGATACCCGCGACCAACAACTCTCCCAATTTGCAGAAAGTGGTTTGGGACGTATCACCATCAATGCGGGAAAAAGCCGCAGTTATGGTGCAGAAGCTGCTCTTCGTGCCAGTGTGACTAAAGAACTTAGCCTGAATGCCAGTTATGGATATACGTATGCCACCTTTACTGATTATGTAATCACCGAAGAGAAAAAAGATGGCACTCCCATAACTACGGATTACAATGGCAAATATGTTCCCTTCGTCCCCAAGCATACCTTAAATATCGGTGGAGAATATGCCATCACCTGTAGTCCGCACTCTATCTTCGACCGGGTTGTGTTCCAAGCGAACTATAACGCTGCCGGACGTATCTATTGGACTGAACAAAATGACGTCAGCCAATCCTTCTATGGCACACTCAACTGGAGAACGAATCTGGAAATCGGTGACGCAATGATTAGTTTCTGGGCACGCAACTTCCTGAATAAAGACTATGCAGCCTTCTATTTCGAAACAATGAACAAAGGTTTCATGCAGAAAGGACGCCCAATGCAATTTGGGGTAGATCTTCGCTGCCGCTTCTAA
- the tnpB gene encoding IS66 family insertion sequence element accessory protein TnpB — translation MCSVLVFSSESDKLRSLFSESNHFDSVLFIFDGGRRYKVSASSLGIHSPQDLLLPLGLGLFRSSPFWSYYLYPQGCNFHKGIDGLCGEVIRHTSSCVSEQSCHIFLDRSRSRLHILYRCDDEYRLECRRLNRGSFLLKKDERKRDFLQISWNRLNELLTVKKYRKTVEK, via the coding sequence ATGTGTTCAGTATTAGTATTTTCTAGCGAAAGTGATAAACTACGTAGCCTTTTTTCCGAGTCTAACCATTTTGATTCGGTTCTTTTCATATTTGATGGTGGTCGTCGTTATAAAGTTTCGGCTTCCAGCCTTGGTATCCATTCCCCTCAGGACCTACTTCTCCCTTTAGGCCTTGGTCTTTTCCGTAGCAGTCCTTTCTGGTCCTATTACCTTTATCCCCAAGGTTGTAATTTCCATAAAGGCATTGACGGTCTTTGTGGCGAGGTCATCCGGCACACGAGTTCTTGCGTGTCAGAGCAGAGTTGCCATATTTTTCTTGACCGCTCCCGTAGCAGGTTGCATATCCTTTATCGGTGCGACGACGAATACCGTTTGGAATGCCGTCGTCTGAATCGCGGCTCTTTTCTCTTGAAAAAGGACGAACGGAAGAGGGATTTTCTTCAAATTTCCTGGAATCGCCTGAATGAGCTGCTTACTGTTAAAAAGTATCGGAAAACAGTTGAAAAGTAA
- the tnpC gene encoding IS66 family transposase, which produces MKEPVITLTLEEYEELRKERERLEKEHAELQRKYESSLREYSRQVEEISACTAVIADLRWKLADLTRRLWGKSSEKRHLPEDAGQLSICFESPSDVNDPVAEEQKTAEKSAKSENGYNRFRKSFTKKITPHARKPIDPSLPREEIIIPMPEGLSLEGAAKLGEEVSEQYAVSPARFYVRRIIRPKYRLADGRIITAPMPVMAHPHSNASESVLSHIATAKYYDHLPLYRQLDIFEREGIHLSPSTVSNWMMAAAQRLEPIYNELRELVKDSYYVMADETPHPVLESDRPGALHRGYMWNFYLPRFHTPFFEYHKGRGSSGIDTLLAGQVRMVQSDGFAVYDEFDTLPGKLHLCCWAHVRRKFVEAEGNDPPRARHALEQIGRLYAVEEKIRIGHLEGGAVVRLRREESYPIIKGLEKWCRQEYEHTVEKSPIAKAIFYMYTRFEQLSGYVNDAQFCIDNNPVERSIRPLTLNRKNTLFSGSHEAAHAAAIFFSLMGCCRENKVNPKLWMQDVLIRVQENEREKKNDYADLLPFNWKG; this is translated from the coding sequence GTGAAAGAACCGGTCATTACCCTTACTTTGGAAGAGTACGAAGAGCTGCGCAAGGAACGTGAACGCCTTGAAAAGGAACATGCAGAACTTCAGAGAAAATACGAATCCTCTTTGCGGGAGTATTCCCGCCAGGTCGAAGAAATCTCAGCCTGTACAGCCGTCATTGCCGACCTGAGATGGAAATTGGCTGACTTGACACGCCGTTTATGGGGTAAATCCAGTGAAAAACGCCATCTTCCCGAAGATGCCGGCCAGTTGAGCATCTGTTTTGAGTCTCCGTCCGATGTCAATGACCCGGTAGCGGAAGAACAGAAAACAGCTGAGAAATCTGCCAAATCGGAGAATGGTTACAACCGTTTCCGTAAGAGCTTCACCAAAAAGATTACTCCCCACGCCCGTAAGCCCATCGACCCGTCCCTTCCCCGTGAAGAGATTATCATTCCCATGCCGGAAGGCCTTTCGTTGGAGGGAGCGGCGAAGCTGGGAGAGGAAGTGAGCGAACAATATGCCGTCAGTCCCGCCCGATTCTATGTGAGACGCATCATCCGCCCTAAATACCGGCTCGCCGACGGTCGTATCATAACTGCTCCCATGCCCGTAATGGCACATCCCCACAGCAATGCGTCGGAAAGTGTACTGTCACACATTGCTACCGCCAAATATTACGACCACCTGCCTCTGTACAGACAACTGGACATCTTTGAGCGTGAAGGCATCCATCTGAGTCCTTCTACCGTAAGTAACTGGATGATGGCTGCCGCACAGCGTCTGGAGCCAATCTATAATGAGCTTCGTGAACTGGTCAAGGACAGCTATTACGTCATGGCCGATGAGACGCCCCATCCCGTACTTGAAAGCGACCGGCCCGGTGCTCTTCACCGCGGGTATATGTGGAACTTCTATCTGCCCCGGTTCCATACCCCATTCTTTGAATATCACAAGGGACGTGGCAGCAGCGGAATAGACACGCTGCTGGCAGGACAGGTTCGGATGGTACAGAGTGACGGCTTTGCAGTATATGATGAGTTCGACACACTACCCGGAAAGTTGCACCTGTGCTGCTGGGCACACGTCAGGCGCAAGTTTGTGGAAGCGGAAGGAAATGATCCTCCTAGAGCAAGGCATGCACTTGAACAAATAGGCAGACTGTATGCTGTGGAGGAGAAAATCAGGATAGGACATCTGGAAGGCGGAGCTGTAGTAAGGCTTCGCCGGGAAGAATCGTACCCTATTATCAAAGGACTGGAAAAATGGTGCAGGCAGGAGTATGAACATACGGTTGAGAAATCGCCTATTGCCAAGGCCATATTCTATATGTACACACGTTTTGAACAACTGTCCGGATATGTCAACGATGCACAGTTCTGCATTGACAATAATCCAGTGGAGCGCTCTATAAGGCCATTGACTTTGAACAGAAAAAACACTCTTTTCTCCGGTTCACATGAAGCGGCACATGCAGCGGCAATATTCTTTTCACTGATGGGATGTTGCAGGGAAAATAAGGTGAACCCAAAACTATGGATGCAGGACGTGTTGATTAGGGTACAGGAGAATGAAAGAGAAAAGAAAAACGACTACGCCGATTTACTGCCATTTAATTGGAAAGGATAA
- a CDS encoding ISAs1-like element ISBaov2 family transposase, with amino-acid sequence MKQETKRKIEISNLHEFADSLILIDNRIDRCKKHQASTIVLIAISAVICGADTWNSIEDFGKSKESFFAAKLSNFNGIPSHDTFNRFFSALDPLKFEESYRQWVQSILKCYSGHIAIDGKTIRGAYESEQDKRHRKQGVLPDSNTGKYKLHVISAFATELGISLGQLCTQEKENEIVVIPELLDMLCIKDCIITIDALGCQRTIAEKVIKGEGDYIFIVKDNQPKLKEIVLSVTESIVSKGTTVRFDKYETHEEGHGRNESRICYCCNDPGFLGADIRKKWKNIQSFGYIENTRNTNKGTTVEKRCFISSLEPDAQKILKNSREHWEIENNLHWQLDVNFHEDNTRRRNISALNFSVLAKIALATLRNNKREIPINRKRLIAGWDNEFLWELILHDL; translated from the coding sequence ATGAAGCAAGAAACTAAAAGAAAGATTGAGATCAGCAACCTACATGAATTTGCTGATTCATTAATATTGATAGATAACCGGATAGACCGTTGTAAAAAACATCAGGCCAGTACCATTGTTCTTATTGCAATTTCTGCTGTTATATGTGGCGCTGATACTTGGAATTCAATAGAAGACTTTGGTAAAAGTAAAGAATCTTTTTTTGCAGCCAAGCTTTCCAATTTTAATGGTATCCCTTCCCATGATACATTTAATCGCTTTTTCTCGGCATTAGATCCTTTAAAATTTGAAGAATCTTATAGGCAATGGGTCCAAAGCATTCTCAAATGTTATTCGGGGCATATAGCCATTGATGGTAAAACCATACGAGGAGCCTATGAATCCGAACAGGACAAGCGTCATCGTAAACAAGGAGTGCTTCCTGATTCGAATACGGGAAAGTACAAATTGCATGTCATCAGTGCATTTGCAACAGAACTGGGAATCTCCCTTGGACAGTTATGTACACAAGAAAAGGAAAATGAGATAGTTGTCATTCCTGAATTATTAGATATGTTGTGTATAAAAGATTGTATTATTACAATTGACGCTTTAGGATGCCAGCGTACAATTGCAGAGAAAGTCATAAAGGGAGAAGGTGACTACATTTTTATAGTGAAAGATAATCAACCGAAATTAAAGGAAATAGTACTGTCAGTAACAGAAAGTATTGTATCAAAAGGTACAACAGTACGATTTGACAAATATGAGACGCATGAAGAAGGACATGGCAGGAATGAGTCGAGAATCTGCTATTGCTGCAACGATCCTGGTTTTCTGGGAGCAGATATTAGAAAGAAGTGGAAAAATATACAGTCTTTCGGATATATAGAGAATACCAGAAATACAAACAAAGGCACTACAGTGGAAAAAAGATGTTTTATATCTTCCTTGGAACCTGATGCGCAGAAGATACTTAAAAATAGTAGAGAACACTGGGAAATTGAGAATAATCTACATTGGCAGCTAGATGTCAATTTCCATGAAGATAATACCAGAAGAAGAAATATATCAGCATTAAACTTCTCCGTACTGGCGAAAATTGCATTGGCTACATTAAGAAACAACAAAAGAGAGATACCAATCAATAGAAAAAGATTAATAGCAGGGTGGGATAATGAATTCTTATGGGAACTTATTTTACATGATTTATAA
- a CDS encoding zinc ribbon domain-containing protein has protein sequence MRVINHGIIRHRGRRGDNVSTHPSGTARLNGLWKRDGKFFFMFSVSSMSSVSYSNFVFSAFSMVKSVMGLLLCLFLLSSCYYKTPALDSEELSKKTKDSLTYLYERHYTWNTNLEVVDDSISLECLPIKDTFIQLNRGDRVVVAEFAVHPADSVDSIWVKLAHTQDEQGWIREKELKKSFAPTDSISQAIHLFSDTHASYFVVIFALFVGAYLFRAFRRKQLQMVYFNDIDSVYPLFLCLLMAFSATIYESMQVFVPETWEHFYFNPTLSPFKVPFILSVFLLSIWLFLIVALAVLDDLFQQLTPAAAIFYLLGLMSCCIFCYFFFILMTHIYIGYLFLTFFILVFAKKVYRNIGYKYRCGHCGEKLKEKGICPHCGAINE, from the coding sequence ATGAGGGTAATTAATCACGGAATCATTCGTCACAGAGGACGTAGAGGAGACAATGTTTCAACTCATCCTTCCGGAACCGCTCGTTTGAACGGTTTGTGGAAGAGAGATGGAAAATTCTTCTTCATGTTCTCTGTGTCTTCTATGTCGTCCGTGTCTTATAGTAACTTTGTGTTCTCTGCATTCTCTATGGTGAAGTCTGTCATGGGCTTGCTATTGTGTCTGTTTTTGCTTTCGTCTTGTTATTATAAAACGCCTGCTTTGGATTCGGAGGAGCTGTCGAAGAAAACAAAAGATTCGCTGACTTACCTGTATGAACGCCATTATACATGGAATACAAACTTGGAAGTAGTCGATGATTCCATCTCTTTGGAATGTCTCCCGATAAAAGATACTTTTATTCAGTTGAATAGGGGGGATAGGGTAGTGGTTGCAGAGTTTGCGGTTCATCCTGCCGATAGTGTAGACAGCATTTGGGTGAAACTGGCACATACGCAAGATGAACAGGGCTGGATACGTGAGAAAGAACTCAAGAAGTCATTTGCACCGACTGATAGTATTTCGCAGGCTATTCATCTTTTCAGCGATACACATGCCTCTTATTTTGTGGTTATTTTTGCTTTATTTGTTGGAGCTTATTTGTTTCGCGCTTTCCGTCGGAAGCAGTTGCAGATGGTTTATTTTAATGATATTGACAGTGTTTATCCCCTGTTTCTTTGTTTATTGATGGCTTTCAGTGCAACGATTTACGAATCAATGCAGGTCTTTGTACCGGAAACGTGGGAACATTTTTATTTCAATCCAACTTTGTCACCGTTCAAAGTTCCTTTCATTCTCTCTGTTTTTCTGTTGAGTATTTGGTTGTTTCTGATAGTAGCTTTGGCGGTGTTGGATGATTTGTTCCAACAATTGACTCCCGCTGCGGCTATCTTTTATCTGCTGGGACTGATGTCCTGCTGTATTTTCTGTTATTTCTTCTTTATCCTGATGACACATATCTATATCGGTTATCTATTCCTGACCTTTTTTATTTTGGTTTTTGCGAAGAAGGTCTATCGAAACATTGGGTATAAGTATCGTTGCGGACATTGCGGGGAGAAACTAAAAGAGAAAGGTATATGCCCCCATTGTGGAGCGATTAACGAGTGA
- a CDS encoding response regulator transcription factor: MNYQPEIAIVEANTLTCLGLKGILEEMIPMATIRTFHHFSELMDDTPDMYAHYFISAQIYVEHNAFFLPRKRKTIVLASDSPQFQLSGVPVLNIHESEEELVKNILKLHQHAHHDGYPVKDMSPMPPMQPHQEILSAREIEVLVLITKGLINKEIADKLNISLTTVITHRKNITEKLGIKSVSGLTIYAVMNGYIEADRI; the protein is encoded by the coding sequence ATGAATTATCAACCCGAAATAGCAATTGTAGAAGCCAATACATTGACCTGTCTCGGTCTGAAAGGAATCCTGGAGGAAATGATTCCTATGGCAACCATACGGACTTTTCATCACTTCAGCGAACTGATGGACGATACTCCCGATATGTATGCCCACTATTTCATTTCCGCACAGATTTACGTGGAGCACAATGCTTTCTTTCTCCCCCGGAAACGAAAAACGATTGTATTGGCAAGCGACAGTCCGCAATTCCAACTGTCCGGCGTACCCGTACTCAACATTCATGAATCCGAAGAAGAGTTGGTGAAAAACATATTGAAACTTCACCAACATGCTCACCATGACGGTTATCCGGTAAAAGATATGTCACCCATGCCTCCGATGCAGCCTCATCAGGAAATTCTATCCGCCCGTGAAATAGAAGTGCTCGTACTGATAACCAAAGGATTAATCAACAAAGAAATAGCAGATAAACTGAATATCAGCCTGACTACCGTTATCACTCACCGAAAAAATATCACGGAGAAATTAGGCATTAAGTCCGTCTCCGGGCTGACTATTTATGCTGTAATGAACGGATATATCGAAGCTGACCGAATCTGA
- a CDS encoding NAD(P)/FAD-dependent oxidoreductase, whose amino-acid sequence MTQEYQLRILPEIAANEQKLKEYLSKEKGLNLRDITATRILKRSIDARQRTIFVNLKVRAYIKEMPQEDEYERTIYNNVEGKLQVIVVGAGPGGLFAALRLVELGLRPIVIERGKDVRERKKDLAQINREHTVDPESNYSFGEGGAGAYSDGKLYTRSKKRGNVDKILNVFCQHGASTSILVDAHPHIGTDKLPRVIENMRNTIIECGGEVHFQTRMDALIIENDEVKGIETNTGKTFLGPVILATGHSARDVYRWLAANNVTIEAKGIAVGVRLEHPAMLIDQIQYHNKNGRGKYLPAAEYSFVTQAEGRGVYSFCMCPGGFIVPAASGPEQVVVNGMSPANRGSRWSNSGMVVEIQPEDLGNEELKMRNEELAAQQDEQLMALNPNLKSSQLSEINSQLLSVLHFQEELERQCWLQGGRRQTAPAQRMLDFTRKKLSYNLPESSYSPGLISSPLHFWMPSFISKRLSLGFQQFGRSSHGFLTNEAVMIGVETRTSSPVRIIRDKDTLQHVTVRGLFPCGEGAGYAGGIVSAGVDGERCAEAVANYFNH is encoded by the coding sequence ATGACACAAGAATACCAACTCCGTATACTTCCCGAAATCGCAGCAAACGAACAGAAATTAAAGGAATATCTTTCTAAAGAAAAAGGTCTGAATTTACGTGACATCACCGCTACCCGAATCTTGAAACGGAGTATTGATGCACGCCAGCGGACTATCTTCGTCAATCTGAAGGTAAGGGCATACATCAAGGAAATGCCGCAAGAAGATGAGTACGAACGTACTATATATAATAATGTAGAAGGAAAACTGCAAGTGATTGTCGTTGGCGCAGGTCCCGGCGGATTATTCGCTGCTTTACGCCTTGTTGAACTTGGGTTACGCCCTATCGTCATCGAACGTGGAAAAGACGTGCGCGAACGTAAAAAAGACCTGGCACAAATCAACAGGGAACACACTGTTGATCCGGAATCGAATTACAGTTTCGGAGAAGGAGGTGCAGGAGCTTACTCGGATGGGAAACTCTATACCCGTAGCAAGAAGAGAGGAAATGTGGATAAAATCTTGAACGTATTTTGCCAGCATGGAGCTTCAACTTCGATATTGGTGGATGCGCATCCGCATATCGGAACAGACAAATTGCCACGTGTCATTGAAAATATGCGGAACACCATTATCGAATGTGGCGGAGAAGTACATTTCCAGACACGAATGGATGCATTGATTATTGAGAACGATGAAGTCAAAGGTATCGAAACAAATACAGGAAAGACCTTTCTCGGACCTGTGATACTGGCAACCGGACATTCTGCAAGAGATGTATATCGTTGGCTGGCTGCCAATAATGTGACGATTGAAGCGAAAGGAATCGCTGTCGGGGTACGTCTCGAACATCCGGCAATGTTGATCGATCAAATACAATACCATAATAAGAATGGACGGGGCAAATACCTGCCCGCTGCAGAATACAGCTTTGTAACACAGGCAGAAGGCAGAGGAGTATATAGTTTCTGTATGTGTCCCGGCGGCTTTATCGTTCCTGCTGCCAGCGGACCGGAACAAGTGGTAGTAAACGGCATGTCTCCTGCCAACCGTGGGTCACGGTGGAGTAATTCGGGAATGGTAGTGGAAATTCAACCGGAGGATTTGGGAAATGAAGAATTAAAAATGAGGAATGAAGAATTGGCTGCCCAACAAGATGAACAGCTGATGGCACTGAATCCAAATTTGAAAAGTTCACAACTTTCAGAGATTAATTCACAGTTACTATCTGTTCTTCACTTTCAAGAGGAATTGGAACGTCAATGCTGGTTGCAGGGAGGCAGACGACAGACCGCTCCGGCGCAACGCATGCTGGATTTTACCCGCAAGAAATTGAGTTACAATTTGCCCGAGTCATCCTATAGTCCGGGATTGATTTCGTCTCCACTTCATTTCTGGATGCCATCATTTATTAGCAAAAGGTTATCTCTTGGTTTCCAACAATTCGGACGCAGCAGTCACGGATTCCTGACTAATGAGGCAGTAATGATTGGTGTGGAAACACGAACTTCTTCTCCCGTTCGTATCATACGCGATAAGGATACTCTGCAACATGTCACCGTTCGTGGATTATTTCCGTGCGGAGAAGGGGCAGGCTATGCCGGAGGAATTGTGTCTGCCGGAGTGGACGGCGAACGATGTGCAGAAGCAGTAGCCAACTATTTCAATCATTAA